The following coding sequences lie in one Arthrobacter sp. PGP41 genomic window:
- a CDS encoding 2'-5' RNA ligase family protein: protein MSSSKVTAREGTRSRRTAGTAATPHGDPADRRVAPRGRPSRTEDISVGVILGFPAEIAAELQRWRASFGDPLADVVPAHITLVTTTPTKDWEATREHVRDVARRQRPFTVTIAGTGTFRPVSPVVFINVEDGFEDCVDLHEKLQQGPLHRELPFAYHPHVTIAHDVAPESLDEAETVLRNYSATFPVVSMGLYEHDANGIWQLREELEFGTQTDNDGGT, encoded by the coding sequence ATGTCGTCCAGCAAAGTCACCGCAAGGGAAGGCACCCGTTCCCGCCGGACGGCGGGGACAGCCGCCACCCCCCACGGAGACCCAGCAGATCGTCGCGTTGCGCCGCGCGGTCGCCCATCCCGCACGGAGGACATCAGCGTCGGCGTCATCCTGGGCTTTCCGGCCGAAATCGCGGCGGAGCTGCAGCGTTGGCGGGCTTCCTTCGGTGATCCCCTGGCGGACGTGGTTCCCGCCCACATCACCCTGGTGACCACTACCCCTACGAAGGATTGGGAGGCCACCCGCGAGCACGTGCGGGATGTGGCCCGCCGGCAGAGGCCCTTCACCGTCACCATCGCGGGAACGGGGACCTTCCGTCCGGTCTCCCCGGTGGTGTTCATCAACGTTGAGGACGGCTTCGAAGACTGCGTCGACCTGCACGAAAAGCTCCAGCAGGGTCCCCTGCACCGCGAGTTGCCGTTTGCTTACCACCCCCACGTCACTATCGCCCATGATGTGGCCCCGGAAAGCCTCGACGAAGCCGAAACGGTGCTGCGGAACTACAGTGCCACCTTCCCCGTGGTTAGCATGGGACTTTACGAGCACGATGCCAACGGCATCTGGCAGCTACGGGAAGAGCTGGAATTTGGGACCCAAACTGACAACGACGGCGGCACCTGA